In Tsukamurella tyrosinosolvens, the genomic window TGTTGACCGTCGCGCTGAATCCGAGCCCGCGCGCGAGCCGGCCGGCGACTCGGGGCACCTGCGACAGGTGCAGCAGCCGCAGCCGGCGCACCAGATCGGGTCTCCCGCGCCAGGCGTCGTCGAGTGCCGCGACCATGTCGATGTCGCTCGCGCCCGGGCGGTACGCACCGAGCGCTACGGAACCGCCGAGCGCGGCGGCGGTCACCGCGCCGGGCAGCAGGCGGTCGGCGGCGGCGAGGTAGCGCCGCACGGCGTCGTCGATCTCGGGGTGCGTGTTCCGGTCCACACTGCACGGTACGTGCGGCGCCCGCGGCGGACGCCGGAGCGAGCCGCGAAATCAGGTCGTGAACCGACCGCTTCGCTGGCTACGGTTGACCCATGACTGTCAGGCAGATCCAGGTCACCTTCGACTGTGCGGACCCGAAGCGCGTCGCGCTGTTCTGGTGCGAGGCGCTCGGCTACGTCGTACCGCCGCCCCCGCCGGGCTTCGCGGACTGGGACGCCTTCGAGGCGACGTTGCCGGCGGAGGCGCACGGCTCCGCGTTCGCGTGCGTCGACCCGAACGGCGTCGGCCCGCGCCTGTTCTTCCAGCGCGTGCCCGAGGGGAAGACGGTCAAGAACCGCGTGCACCTCGACGTCCGCGTCGGGACCGGCATGGTGGGCGCCGAGCGCCTCGCGGCACTGGAGGCCGAGGGCGCGCGGCTGGAGAAGCTGGGCGCGACCCGCCTCTACCTGCAGGAGGCCGACGGCGAGAACGAGTCGTGCCTCACCATGGCCGACGTCGAGGGCAACGAGTTCTGCCTCGACTGAACGGGTTCGCCCTGGACGAACGGGGTGGCC contains:
- a CDS encoding VOC family protein, with product MTVRQIQVTFDCADPKRVALFWCEALGYVVPPPPPGFADWDAFEATLPAEAHGSAFACVDPNGVGPRLFFQRVPEGKTVKNRVHLDVRVGTGMVGAERLAALEAEGARLEKLGATRLYLQEADGENESCLTMADVEGNEFCLD